A genomic segment from Nicotiana tabacum cultivar K326 chromosome 7, ASM71507v2, whole genome shotgun sequence encodes:
- the LOC107779294 gene encoding early nodulin-like protein 18: protein MAMAVDSMVFFVAVALFFNLAASQSTAKYTNHTVGGPAGWFYNINTKKTSADYSAWAAKQTFNLGDYLIFSTNTNQTVIQTYNETTYRNCSMDDASDDDTFQYQGGSNEFGEAMTVAVPLTIEGAQYYFSDADDGTQCLNGMAFEIKVGHGIGLPPNLNQPPPPPYVEPPSTVEAESPPITVVTNRPNGGGVRSSTGLFLVVSILVVLVLHLV, encoded by the exons ATGGCCATGGCGGTGGATTCCATGGTCTTCTTTGTAGCCGTAGCTCTGTTCTTCAATTTGGCAGCTTCACAGTCAACTGCAAAATACACAAACCACACAGTTGGTGGTCCAGCTGGTTGGTTCTACAACATCAACACTAAAAAGACTTCCGCTGATTACTCTGCTTGGGCTGCTAAACAGACTTTTAATCTTGGTGATTATCTGA TATTTAGTACAAACACCAATCAGACAGTTATTCAAACATACAATGAGACCACATATAGGAATTGCAGCATGGATGATGCTTCAGATGATgatacatttcagtatcaaggaGGCAGCAATGAGTTTGGGGAAGCAATGACAGTCGCTGTTCCATTGACCATCGAGGGAGCACAATACTACTTCTCCGATGCTGATGATGGCACCCAATGCCTGAATGGGATGGCATTTGAGATCAAAGTGGGACATGGTATAGGACTTCCTCCGAACCTCAACCAACCACCTCCTCCACCCTATGTGGAACCGCCATCCACGGTCGAGGCGGAGTCACCGCCTATTACCGTAGTAACCAACCGCCCTAACGGTGGTGGTGTGAGGAGCAGTACTGGACTCTTCTTGGTGGTTTCTATACTTGTAGTGTTGGTGTTGCATTTGGTCTGA